The Pungitius pungitius chromosome 15, fPunPun2.1, whole genome shotgun sequence nucleotide sequence TTACGGGATCCATTTGCCCGATGTGAATGGTCCCCATTGGTCTGGTTCCCAGGCTTTAGTCCAGTGAGCCCAGTGAGAGGACGCCTGAGTGATGAAACCCTCCTCCTGCGCTGACAGACGCACGCACAAAGACACCGCTGATGGAGACAAGTCGTTCTTCACGGCCTGTCAGTGTGGATGAGGAGGGTCTGGAGTTGAAGACAAAATTTGGATTAGATAGATAGTAGATTGGAGTTTTACTTTTAGCCAAACTCAATAACTTGATTAGTGCACGTAAACATTTATGCCAAATAACTCAGCATTTGAGGGGAGAGGATAAGAACTGCACAAATTAGAATAATGGTGTTTTGTCATCCCTGCAGGTTTCACTGTCCCCAACAGCACCTTATGGATGATGCTCAATGATTACATAATAAACATGAAAAGCTTTAATCTTCTCAATCCTGTGCCCCGCCTCTTGCCCCACGCGGCCCTTTAAGCGTCAGCTTTTTGTATAACAGATGGGTAGATTTATCAAATGTATCCtgtgtaatttcttttttttttttacctctactCGCAATATTTTAACTGTCCATAATGTCAGACAGATCAGCATCCACTACATCACTTGCtattagaacattttaaaagattacTGCGGCACAGCTCTCTTTAAGAGAGCGTTTTTAAAGCTCTCTGCTGTCTGAAATCCTAAATCCAGTCATCTTTTTTCATGCTgctttgtggaaaaaaagatatgaaatgaaaaaaaagaaaaagaataattttttgactttttatcaATTCCAAGCTTTTCATTAGCTTTTAATGAATTAACCATTTGTAATGTAGTGGTACTGTGAAGCATGTGACTCACATGAAGCGTGTACCTCAAGCAGCACTCAGCACAAGTGGAACATTTCAGACTACAGCTGTGCACAGAGGATGAAGTCGCAGCATCAGAATGCCTCCAGCTGCAGAAACAGCGGATAAGCTGATGTCCCATGTTTCTTCTCTGCTCCCCGGACGGCTTGACGGGATGAATCATCTGGATTCAATATGAAGGATTTAACTCTCCTGCCGTTAAAAAGGAAGCATGAAATGCCACGTGTTCTTTTATGTGATGTTACATTCTGTTAATATGAGTAACGGTTTGTCTTAAACTGTTATAACTATTTGGCCCTCAAGTACCTTTAACGTCGTTTTTTTGACAGGATCTCTATCATCTACTAAAAAAAACTCATGATGATTGTCATCATCGTCAGCATGCAGTTGGTCTACGCTTCACTGCCCCCTAGTGGTTATGACAGTGCATCGAAAAGAAATAAAGGCATTAGTTAGGCCTGGTGAGAATCACTCTTATTACGAGAGCGgtgttctttttatttccacTATTTCTTCAACCACGGAGTAAGCATATACTCCCAAAATGTTGATAAGAtacatggtaaaaaaacaagagcagagGTATAAtcatgataatgataaaaatgaccagaataaaaataaaaaaacgagtGCCACAGTAGCTAAATGTACCAAGTACCAAATAAACATATGTATATGCACACATACCACAGTGCTTAGTGGCTAGTGGTTCCATCTGAAATGGATTCTCCGACAGACAGAAAGTCTGCGCAGGCCTCAGCGGGGCAGGGTTTGGTTTCCTTCCCCTTCCTGCTGCCCAACCTCAGAGCTTCTGTACACTCGGTTGGAATTCAGACGTCGTCTTACATTCTTTAACTCTCATCAAAGCTCCGTCACGAATGTGTGACAGGTGGAGGACAGCAGAACTTTGACCGAAGCCGCCTCGCCAGCAGGGCAGCACGAGTTATAAGTTATAGATGATCTCCATCCTAACAAAACAACTCTTCTGCCCATGCCAAGAGTACCGAGCTTTAAAATCAGACCCTGGCCAGAGGAGGCGGGCACAAATAACGTTGTTTCCCTGATTATGACCGCAGACGGTGGGGGTGAAAGGTCGAACGTGAATCTCTCGCCGAGGCGTTTTAAAAGCATTTCCATTTCCCAGCAAACGTGCGAGTCGACTCCATTCGGTTTAATTAAACATTCATCAGGCGATGTGGTTCAGCCACGTTCGGCTCAGTGGCCCCGTGGCCTGGACTAATCCTCCACATTTTGTGCTCAGATAACAAGAGGGATGACAAGActgagaagaggagagggaggagaaggaaaaaaatgggtTGTGCTTTTCCTTACGAACAAACAAACGAGACCGGGGGCTGAAGGCTGCGATCAATCCGTCTCGCTCCAGCTACTCGCTCCCTGCCTCCATCGCTCAATCACActgttctacccccccccccttctctacCACCTTCTGCCTTCCTCGTCGTCTCCCTTTTCTTCGCTAATGAGAGCTGGTGGGGTTTCTCTGTAGCCTAACAACAAGCGTGCTTGTCTCTGCCcagacaccgggggggggggcaaagattACTGCTCCCTCATGGCCTctacaaataagaaaaataaatacaaaactcaCAAAGGCTGTCAAGTccataaaatatttgtttggaGTTGTGAGCTGCACTGAGACACTCAATGAACTCGATGAAACAACAGTTCAGCCGAACCAGAGGCCTCAGACGCTTTGTGTTGACGTTaacatgtaaataaaatgaccgcaaatcaaagttaaatgcagccccctccaaaaaaaaaaccaacacaaagtgaGCCAAAATGTCATCATCGCGATTGCATTCAACCCTATTCCCCATAAGCATAAAACCCTATAAAGGGATGAGTAGCCCCACCCCAGAAACAACCCTCAGTGAACTGAGAGGGTACTGTAATCACTTCATCATTGGACACACATTGCGTATTGACATGTCATTTTTAGAAGTGTTCCATGTGAAGTGTCATTTTCTCATGCGGCTGCCGTGCATTGCAGCAGAATCCATTCCACACGTATCTATACTACAAGGAAGAAATCATGTAAGCCAGAATTCTCAGCCTCTAATTCCTCGGGCGCGCATCAATCTTCACGCTCCATTATTACAATCTGCCACGGCCACGAGACCCAATTTCTCATTCGGTGTCAGCTGTGGCCTTTCAAGGGTTGCCGGCATTATTGCTACAGCTTCAGATCGGATGTGATGCAGGAAGGTTTAAGGGACTCAGTTACACCATAGATgtgttttaaatttaaaaaaagcatttgtttcAGCGATTTAAACCTGGAATTACATTTGTGCTTGCAACAAACAACCGATTATCTGGGCATCTTCTGGCCAGGAGCAATGAtgatcaaacaaacaacacatggCTGGCATCACAATTAATGGATTTTGCAAGTTTAGGCAGCCATCTAGTGGCATCTACCCAACGGGACACTGAGGCGGGTTTAAAGGGATTCTGCAGAAAGAATCCCTTCATGGGACGATACAAAAGCATTGGTACGCTTTACATTAGGATTAAGATTCAGACCTTCAATCCCACCCGTCTccctctcacaaacacaaacacagtagtgtggacgaagaaaaaaaaaaagctactcCTCAGTTTGTCAAAGTGCTCCGTTCTCTGCGCTCATATCTGAGAGAGCAAATATTGCCGTTTCTCTGATAATTAAGTCTGATTTTCTTTACTGAACGTTTGGATTTTATCTGTGGATTCACAGAGGTGTTTGACTTTCTATTTAGACAATTAGGCTGGTAACTTTAACACAATTCTTAATAGTTTCATTATCGGAGGTGTTGGCATCTTCCTAAAAAGAGAACCAATAAGCCACATtcatatacaaatatacaacAGAAAGCAGCTTTTTGCATAAAAACCAACCCTGATAATTAATATATTCAACTTGATTTATTTAACTTATATTATGATGTCATAAACAGTAAGACAAGTGTGTGGCAttacacagaaagaaaaaacattttaaccaaaTTAGTATAGTTAAAACACTCGAGAGTTAAAAACCTACGGAAATATTTCAGTTTGGGAGGGAATCTAAATCCTTTACCCCCAGCTGCATCACCAAATACAGCCGAGTACCttggatttaaataaatagtgTAGCTGAGTGTGGATAAGACGTTAAAGATACCTTGCAAGACTGCACTCAAACAAAAATACTGCCTTTTATAACCAGTTCcagcaaaaaacatttaaacattatcTGCATAGACTGACAGCCGAAGGAACATCAACAatactttgtttttaaaaaagactaTTGGTGCATCTGCAGTTCTAACCAATTACCACAGCTGTAGTAGGTTTGAACTATTTCAAAACAGGATGagctcaaaatgaaaaagaataaacaatgtgCCATCTTCAAACCATCCAAGTGTCTCACGCCCCAAAAAGAGGAATCCAGAGCAAACTGGATCTGCTCGTCTGTTCCATTGAATTGCATTGAATACTTCTTTGTCATTCACGCACATTAAAAACAGAGACAATGGTCTCTGTCTTCTGGCCATTCATGTTTGAGTGCTGTAAATATGTCCCACGGAACATAATGAGCGGCTGAGGGTTTGAAGACAGAGAATCCAGCTACGGCACACAACTCTTAACGGCCTCAGTGAGCAGAGACAAAGTCCTGCatctaaaatgtgtgtgtgtgcacgtggtggtgatgatgacgacgacgacgacgccagAGGGCTAGCTGAGGATGTCAGGCTGCAGGTCAATCCTCTGAAGGACATCCTCGGGCATGCAGAGGACCGGATTAACCGGCTTCACCTGTTCGTCTCCGAGGAGGGAGAGACCCGCAACTCCGAACAGAGTGTGGAAAGGATCCACCTGCAGGAACAGTGGGAGCCGCAATGAGAATCATAGCCACAAATGCATGTCCTCCTCCAGGATCTGGGGCCGAAATAAAACGCTGTGAAATTGAATTCaagaacacttttaaaagacGCAAAAATATAATGACATGCAGAGTGGGCATCAAAGTCAAGCGGTGAGCAATGTGAGGGGCACTTTTTCCTCGACAAGCGCTGAAGTCAGCAAACACTTGACCTAACCGGGTTTACGTAGTTCATATAAATGTAACAATGGATTTGCATGATTCATGACGTTCAGGTAAAGTGGTCTTTTTTGCTGCTTCAGTGAATATGTAAACTGTTCATACGGCTCGTTCTGTACCTAGTGAATTCATAAcccctttatttattctgtaCGTTACTGTGCTTTGCACTTGTGGCTAGATGCTAAACGGCCTTTCGATGAGTCAGTACTGCACTCTGCCAAATGAAAATAAGGTTGAATCTAATCATGTCTAATCAACCTTAAAATCTCCAGATGCTTCATAAGCAACCTGCGAATCATCTGCaagatatgaatatatatatatatatatatatagaaatgcTTACATGAGAAGAAAGACGACAGGAATCAGTCAAGAGACAAATAGATATAGGTTtcccatttttgtgtgtgtgtgtgtgtgtgtgtgtgtgtgcgtgtgtatttgttttcacCATGTCGCCCGGCCTGTCGGCAAAACCTCCGGTCTCCTCATCTTGGCAGGCGAGTATAAATGAACGCAGCTTGGCCTTGTCGATCCAGTGGATCCTCCCAATGATTTTGAGCGATGCTAAAACCCACCACGAGTAGCACACATCTGGAAGCTGATTGAGGCAGAGGAAGCCAGAGGTGGGTCAGTACGGCAACCTACTCTCACTCAAGTTTAAAGTTAAATACAGTTGACTAGTTTGGGAAACTTTAAATAACGATACACTACAGGTGATGCTGTTTAAACTTTTGTAGTTTGGTGAACCAGACCAGAAGAAATAAGAACTAGCAGAGATGCTTCAGGAATCGCTCTATGCTGatttgttaaatgtttaacAATGATAAGAAGGTACAATTTCCAAGGAACACATCTGGACACCACAAACCTTCTCCGGGCGTCCATTGAGGCCTCCGGACGGCAGCTGCCTCTCGCAGAGCCACCAGCCCAGCAGGTCTGCGTTCACCTGGTGCAGCTGACCGGTGAGCGACAGGAAGCCAGAGCAGCAGTATATCTGAGACACGAGGGAGAAGACCATAACGAATACGCCGGGATTGACAGTTTATAAATTAAACGCCGTCCCACAAGACCAGCGGACAGCCTCACATTTGTGATTTCATCCGTCTAACCAGAAGTTGGATGCAATTTCTTCAACTTAGATGGTCAAATGTTGCTGCTTTTGCTGAGATGAATGAAAAGTGAAACTCCCACAGCAACGGTGACGCATCACGCGACGACACCGGTGGACTCACCTGACCAGCGTGAGACTCTGAACCGGGTCTGCAGCCAAAACCGCCGTCAAAGTTCATACAGGACAAGACAAACTCCACAGCTTTGTCCACATTTATTGAGTCAATCTttccctgggggggggaaggacacAAGCAAGAGTCACCTTCAGAGCAGTGTGAGGAAAGAGATATGTACATGAAAATACATGCGTACCAGTAATGCAAGTGTAGCAACCGCACAGAAGGAAAATCTTGTGTCTATTTCTCCTGTAAAGACAAAGCATTGCAATTGTAATATCAAACGTAGACTAGTATTTAAAGACTGTATTTAAAGCAGACTATAATTTAAACATATGACAAATGCTAAACAGCTTTTATTGTATCTCCTTTACTAAATATCTTGTCTTTTCATTCACTCCTTGTGACGAACGCTCACCCCATTTGTCCCCTGCAAATGAGCCATCTTCCTGCTGCAGCCCCTTAATGTACTCCACCACTTTGTCCACATCAAGCGCATCCACATTGTCATACAAGCAAAGGATCTGAGTAAGACATtaaacaaaatggaaaaatgaaaagttcaaaatgacttaaaaaaaggagaaaaagtcaactaaaaaaagacagataagGCTGCTTAAGAATACacttaaacacaaacaatgatATAAAATAGATTCCAATGaaattttaataaataaaaatgaatgagcgCCCCACATTCTGTGTGTTGTGCAGAATAACATTTTAGTAGTTTATCTGTGAACCTCATCACAAACAACGTATTCTGGTCCTTCTACTTGGAAACTTTCTGTAGCAAGAAAAGAAAGGGTGTGTTAGTCAGATTTCATGTAGTGACCTGGACGGCGCTGAGGGTGTAGAGGAGGTGGGGGTCGTGTCCGATGCTGGCACTGATGCCTCCACACTCGTGTTGACAGGATTTGATGAAGTCAACAATCTCCTGCTGGTTCATGCGAGGCAGCTGCCCCATCAGGTCCATCACAGTCAGTCCCCAGTAGATGCCGCTCATCCTCAGGTACTCTGACAGCGTGTACTCCTGCGTCAACCCAAACGGGACATGAATGAACAGGAGAGCAGGACCGTAATACTGTGCAGCATCGTGGAAACAGGATAtccctttgttttatttagaaaaataataaacaacatTGTATAGATCCATTTGGCCACACTAGTGAGGTCCAACTCTGGGGATAAAGCCTGGCTCACAGTTTATGTTGATCACAAAGCTGATGGGCTGAGGTCAAGGCTGTAGGGCATGTAAATAGGAACCTGCCTTTTAATGTAACTGGAAAGTTGAGAAAAACCAAACGAACAAGCCCCTTTACTCACATAATCGTCCTTTTTGGAGCCGTAGGCTGCAATGTAGTCTGCGTGTTTGTCCAGCAGCAGCGTGCTGGGAGCCTCGGGCTTAATGATGACATCTTTCACTTGGGTACCctgacattaaaaacacatcaacaaatTTCTAACCGTAAAGCAGATTCAAACAGGCCTCGTTTAATGTAATCACAAGCGAAATGTCGCTGGCAAAGCCGACTGCGAAAACCCGTAATATGAAGCTAAAAAACGAGTTGTTTTCAGATTGTGGCATCAACGAGCTAAGATGCTAGTTACATGCTAGCACTGATGCTAGCAACATTTTAGCTGCTTTCACACAATAACGGTCAACTGTGGCGTTAAAGTTGGATAAAATGAAGATATGTGAACACTTCGTTATATTCAGGCAATGTTATCTCAAACTACAGTGACTAACGTTAACTATAACACGAACAACACAACACCGGTTACCATTCTAACTGTGTTTGCATGATcaggcttcctcctcttcttcttcttcttcttcttcttcttcttcttcttcttcttcttcttcttttggcgCAGCTGTGAGTTTTGGCGCCCTCTACAGTTTGGTAAATTATCCACTGATAATCCATTAGTGTTTTGGCTCGAAcggattttattatttttgtcatttttgtcatttttgtcatttttgtcatttttgttcgTATTATTATATGACTGGTTTGTCTGTTTTGcaaatataatttttttaaatcacatttaaacaaGTTTGTTTACTTTAACAAAATATGGAATCAGTTTAAGGAATGCAGATGAGGATTTCATTTTTATCCCCTCCAGTTTTAtgaattgattttgtttgttttaaacctAACTGAACTTTTTAGAAACCTTATCTTACTTTTGGATcatatttcctcttttgtcCATTTTATGAATCATATATAATTATCAGttgaaattagatttttttcttaaatgttatgTAAATGGTGGCGTTGGTCTGATGAAGACCGAGTGACTTGCTCAGAAGCTCCAAAATATTTTCTAAGTAGCCGGTGTGTGGGAGATTTTATGTGGGAGGGGTTTGCGGTTTAAATTTCTTTTGATGCAAATCTAAAAATGCACTACAAGAATGtacaactgtttttattttgatactCATGCAGATGAATTGCAAAATTACAGTAAATGATTTAAGGACTTAAATCGTtgaatatatgtacacacaagGCTGTAAAGCCAGATTGATGGTTGAATTTAGGAAACAGGAGATTATGTTTGATTGCCACAGAATACATTTTACGTATCCCACAAAGACAGTAGATGTAACTCACTATCTAAAACAAATAACTGTTGTTATGgcccaaaatgtttttaataagaCAGTAATGTTCAGACAGcttgcttttttcccccaaagaTGTTGAACAAATCCAAATACCAAACACGCATCTCTCAGTCACCAAGACATTCTGGTGataaatagatttgtacagatAGATTTAATTTGTTCTGCTTGGTTTTACACTGACATAAAACCCACCTAACAGAGTAATGTCCAGATGGCTACCAAAAACAGCAGGGTTTGTGCCTGGCAGCAACTATTTACAACCTATAGATGGTGTGGCCTTACAGGACACAGTCACGTGATATTTTGCCTGAATGTGGGCATCCTCAACTCAACAAGTCATCAAATAAGGCCACTGTTCTGAGCTCCTTTAGGGAAACATGTTTCTTTAACAATGGGATAGGTTTGGTTGTTGTTACCCAATTAGAAAGTTGTCTACTAATTACAGGTCCTCATCAGAACCAAAACACTACATCTGAATTCTGTTAAGGCAAACAATCATAGCAATGGCATATTCTTTACTATTTCTAGTTAAACAATAACTTATAACCATGTTAGCAGAACACACAGGATTTGTGTGGAAAAGGTGAAACATTTGAACGAGGATGAGTCAGGTGTGCAGAGTTCATTTCTTGTATCTTCCCAGGTGCTCTCGGGCAATGATGAGTCTTTGGATTTGAGCTGTGCCCTCGTAGATCTGGCAAAGGaaatcaaaaataataatcagcAAACTCAAGGTATATATACAAAATGTCTGTTGGCAGAGACCAGGTGCTCGGCCCGGACCACCCACCTGGTAGATCTTGGCGTCTCTCATCAGCTTCTCCACGGGGTATTCGCTGTTGAACCCGTTTCCTCCAAATACCTGAACGGCATCAGAGGCCACCTGATTGGCGATGTCCCCGGCGAATGCCTTGGCGATGGAGGCATAGTAGGTGTTTTTGCGGCCCTGGTCCACCTCCCAGGCGGAGCGCTGGTACGCCATGCGGGCCAGCTCCACCTTCATCGCCATCTCAGCCAGGAGGAAGGACACGGCCTGGTGCTGTGAAACAGGAGGATGCACTTAAAACAGGTGGTCACATGACAAGTCGTTACTGTGATGGTTCCACTAATGGCAGTGTTGCCGCAACAGCATTATGCAGTCAACTCTGGCCTGGACAGaacatgagttttttttatgctgataaaagaaataggaaaacaaACCTCAGCAATAACTTTGCCAAAAGTCTTCCTCTCAAGTGCATAATTTGTAGCTTCTTCAAGGGCCCTCTGTGCCAGCCCTGTGGCTCCTGCTGCCACCTGCATTGCATTCATTACATTAGTAATATCACAGACAGAAATATTCAATGATAAATACAATTACTCATTGGTGTTTCCTTTGCCATGTATAAAAGTGCAATATTAGGAGATGTAGGTAGAGTGTCCTTCAATTTGGTGATGTGAGATGCTATG carries:
- the rabggtb gene encoding geranylgeranyl transferase type-2 subunit beta; protein product: MGTQVKDVIIKPEAPSTLLLDKHADYIAAYGSKKDDYEYTLSEYLRMSGIYWGLTVMDLMGQLPRMNQQEIVDFIKSCQHECGGISASIGHDPHLLYTLSAVQILCLYDNVDALDVDKVVEYIKGLQQEDGSFAGDKWGEIDTRFSFCAVATLALLGKIDSINVDKAVEFVLSCMNFDGGFGCRPGSESHAGQIYCCSGFLSLTGQLHQVNADLLGWWLCERQLPSGGLNGRPEKLPDVCYSWWVLASLKIIGRIHWIDKAKLRSFILACQDEETGGFADRPGDMVDPFHTLFGVAGLSLLGDEQVKPVNPVLCMPEDVLQRIDLQPDILS